One part of the Solanum dulcamara chromosome 8, daSolDulc1.2, whole genome shotgun sequence genome encodes these proteins:
- the LOC129900484 gene encoding actin-depolymerizing factor 7, which yields MAVHDDCKLKFLELKAKRSYRFIIFKIDAQQVVLEKLGDPEESYEDFTNSLPADECRYAVFDFDFITSENCQKSKIFFIAWSPDTSKVRMKMVYASSKDRFKRELDGIQVELQATDPSEMSLDIIKSRAL from the exons ATGGCTGTGCATGATGACTGTAAGCTGAAATTTTTGGAACTAAAAGCAAAGAGAAGCTACAGGTTCATCATTTTCAAAATTGACGCTCAACAAGTGGTCTTGGAGAAGCTTGGAGACCCCGAAGAAAGCTACGAAGATTTCACTAACTCTCTACCTGCAGATGAATGCCGCTATGCTGTCTTTGATTTTGACTTCATTACTAGTGAAAATTGCCAAAAAAGCAAGATTTTCTTCATTGCCTG GTCTCCCGACACATCAAAGGTGAGAATGAAGATGGTGTACGCAAGCTCAAAGGACAGATTCAAGAGAGAACTAGATGGAATTCAAGTTGAACTGCAAGCAACAGATCCTAGCGAAATGAGCCTTGACATTATAAAATCGCGAGCACTTTGA